TAGTCACCGGAGGAGCCGGGTTTATTGGATCACACATTGCCGACGCTTTGATTGAACGTGGACATGAGGTCGTTGTGGTTGATAATTTAGTAACCGGTGCTAAAGAAAATGTAAACTCCAAAGCGAAGTTTGTGGAGCTAGATATTGTTGACCAAAAGCTCGGTGATTTAATGATCCAAGAAAAATTTGATTATGTTTTTCACAGCGCTGCCCAGATTGATTTGCGTAAATCAATTGATGATCCAGTCATGGATGCCAACACTAATATTTTAGGTGCGATTAACGTGATTCATGAATCGCAGAAGGCGGGCGCGAAAAAGTTTATTTTCTCATCTTCCGGCGGAGCGATGTATGGTGAGGCAAAAAAGTTGCCAACTCGCGAATCGGCCGAAAATCCGCTTTCACCATACGGCATTGCTAAAAAAACGATTGAATTGTATTTAGCCGCTTACTTTGATATGTATCATATGCCCTATGTGTCTTTACGCTACGCAAATATTTACGGGCCGCGGCAAAGCACTCTTGGTGAGGCGGGCGTTGTGGCGGCTTTAGCTAGTCGAATTTTAAGCGATAAAGAATGCGTAATTTTTGGCGATGGCGCCCAAACACGTGATTTTACTTATGTTGGCGATGTGGTGGAAGCTAACATGCTTGCGATGGAAAGCGATTTTATCGGTTCAGTAAATATTGGCACGGCGAAAGAAATTAGTATCAATGATCTAGCGCAATTAATTCAGCAAGCAGCCGGCACAAGTGTTGTGATTCCGCACAAGGAAGCGCGTTTCGGCGATGTGTTGCGAAGCTGCTTGGATAGTAAACTAGCTAAAAAGGAATTAGGCTGGCAACCGCTGACTAAAATTAAAGACGGTATTCAGCTAACCGTAGATTGGTTTAAAGCTAAATAGATGATCTATTGCTCAGGATCAATTGCTTATGACCGGATTATGAATTTTCCTGGTCGTTTTAGTGATCATATTTTGCCTAACAAAATTCATCAAATTAGCGTTAGTTTTTATTTAGAAAAATTTAATGAAAGTTTTGGTGGTACAGCCGGCAATATCGCTTACAATCTAGCTTTGCTTGGCGAAAAAGTTGAAGTGGTTGGGCTAGCCGGCAATGATTTTTCAAAATATCAAAAGTGGTTACGGCAAAATAAAATTGGAACTCGGTTTATTAAAATTATAAAAACCGAACCCACGGCCGCGGCTTACATGATGACTGATCAAAACGATAATCAAATTTCCGGCTTTTATCCAGGAGCAATGAAGCAGGTTGGATATTATAAAAATGTTAAGCTGCCAAAAGCAAAATTAGCATGCGTGGCGGCGGATTCTCCGCAGGCGGCCTACGCCTTAGCAAGATATTATAAAAAAAATAACACGCCGTATATTTTTGATCCGGGGCAAATTATTATTGTTTTAACAAAACAGCAGTTATTAGATGGCTTAAATGGTTGTGATGTTTTTATTTCAAATGATTATGAATTGGCTTTAATTTTAAAACGCACCGGCTTATCTAAGTCTCAATTAAAAAAGAAAGTGCCAATCGTAGTCACCACGCTAGGCGCTAAAGGTTCAATTATTGAAGATAACAAAAATAACCAAAGATATAAAATTCCAGCCGCCAAGCCGAAAAATACATCTGATCCAACCGGGGCCGGAGACGCGTACCGGGCTGGGTTGATTAAAGGCATGATGGAAAATTATTCTTGGCCTAAAGTTGGGCGTTTGGCAAGTACGGTTGCCGTATATGCTGTAGAAAAATACGGCACGCAAACGCACACATTCACGTGGAGTCAGCTCAAAGCGCGGTATAAGAAAAATTTTGGCACTACTTTGTAGTGTTATTCTGAGCGCTTTCCCGATTGTCATCTTGAGGAGCGAACAAAGTGAGCGACGTGAGGATCTCAGGAATGAGATTCTTCGCTGACGCTCAGAATGACAATTGATTATTTACAATAAAATTGCTACACTTTTTTAGTTATGAAATACGATGTAAAAAGTTTGAAATTAGCGCCGGGAGGTAAAAAACGCATTGTTTGGGCTGAGCGCGATATGCCGGTATTGGGCGCAATTAAAAAGCGTTTTCAAAAACAAAAGCCGTTACGCGGCGTCAAAATGGCGGCGTGTTTACATGTGACAACTGAAACCGCGAATTTAGTGCGTACGCTCAAAGCCGGCAGGGCTAATGTGACTTTAGTTGCTTCCAATCCGCTTTCCACCCAAGATGATACGGCGGCTTCACTGGTTAAAGATTTTGGCATTTCAGTTTTTGCTATTACCGGTGAAAATCGCACAACCTATTACAAACATTTAAACGCCGGCATTGACGCTAAGCCAAATGTGACTATGGATGACGGCGCGGATTTAATTCATTTACTGCATACGAAACGAAAAAAAGACGCGAATAGAATTTACGGCTCAATGGAAGAGACAACAACTGGCATTATTCGTTTAAAGGCGTTAGAGAAAACTGGTAAGCTGCAAGTACCGGTGATGGCAGTGAATGACGCCAAAACCAAATACTTATTTGATAACCGTTACGGCACCGGACAATCAACGATTGACGGAATTATTCGCGCAACGGATATGCTGCTCGCCGGTAAAAAAGTTGTAACTGTCGGTTACGGTTGGTGCGGCAGGGGATTTGCGATGCGCGCGCGGGGCATGGGAGCACAGGTGATTGTGACGGAAGTTGACCATTTGAAAGCTTTGGAAGCAACCATGGATGGCTTTGAAGTGATGCCCATGAGTAAAGCCGCGCGAGTTGGGGATTTATTTTGTACTTTGACCGGCGATATTTCGGTTTTGCGCCAAGAGCATTTTAAGGCGATGAAGGACGGCGCGGTGGTGTGTAACTCAGGGCACTTTGACGTGGAAATTGACATTCCGGATTTAGCCAAGCTAGCTAGTAAAATAAACAAAAATGTCAGAAACTACGTTGACGAATATGTCTTACCCAAAGGCAAGCGAATTTATGTACTCGCTGAAGGCCGGTTGATTAACCTAGCGGCGGCCGAAGGCCATCCGGCCTCCGTGATGGATATGTCTTTTGCCACGCAAGCATTAATGACTGAGTGGGTAGTGAAGCACAAGGGCAAATTAGAAAACAAAGTGTATAATGTGCCCGAAAGCATTGAACAGTGGATTGCCAAATTGAAACTGCAATCCATGGGCGTTAAAATTGACACTTTAACCGAAAAACAAAAACAATATTTATCCAGTTGGGAATTAGGGACGTAAGCAACGGCGAAGAGGAGAAAAAACCTGAACAAAGTTAAACTGTTACAATTGAGCTTGGGCTCATTCATCATCGGCGCGACATTAGCGCCGTTTTTTAATTGGCGAATTGATTGGACTATATGGGCGGTTGTTTTGGCGTTGCTTGTCATTCCGGACTTGTTACGGAATTTCTTTAAAGGGATCCTGAAACCCGCCCGACCGAATGCTTCGGCCATTCGGACACGGCAAGTTCAGGATGACAGCAGTACGTCATCTCGACCGAAGCGTAGCGAAGTGGAGAGATCTCAGCCGCGTCAAAGTGTGAGATCCCTCGCTATCGCTCAGGATGACAAAAATGTGTCATTGCGAGCGACTAAAAGGAGCGTCGCAATCTCTTCAATAGAAAAAAGATTACCACGTCGCTCATTTTATTCGCTCCTCGTAATGACATTGATTTTGTTGTTTGCCTTACTTTTCGGCGTTTGGCGGTATCAGGTGTTGGTGCCAAAGACTATGCCGCAAGACATTTGGTTTTACAATGGCCAAGAAGTTACATTGCAAGGCATTGTGAGTAAAGAGCCAGACATTAGGATTAATAATGTTAAATACTCAGTTAAAACAAGTCAGTTAAAGCAGGGGAGCAGCGTGAAAGAAATTTCCGGCAATGTATTAGTGACAACACAACTATACCCGCGCTATGACTATGGCGATAGGCTGGAAATAAAATGCAAGCTACAACAGCCAGAACCATTTGAAGGTTTTTCTTATGATCGTTATTCGGCGCGGCATAATATTTACTCGCTATGTTTTTATCCGGTAGTTAATTTAATTGAAAATAACCAAGGCAATAAAACGCTAGCATTTATTTTATTAATAAAACAAAAGCTCCAACTACTAATTAACCGTAATTTGCCAGAGCCACAAGCCAGTATTTTAAGCGCTTTAATTTTAGGTTCGCGCAAGGGCATTCCTGATTACCTGTTTGATAAATTTGCAATTACCGGCACAGCGCATTTGATTGCGATTTCGGGGATGCATATTGCCATTATTATTTCACTACTCGCTAGCGCATTTTATGAACAAATAGGCAGGAAGCGTGCGTTTTGGCTAATTACGGGCTTACTTATTATTTACA
This genomic stretch from Candidatus Buchananbacteria bacterium CG10_big_fil_rev_8_21_14_0_10_42_9 harbors:
- a CDS encoding UDP-glucose 4-epimerase, whose product is MPKSLVTGGAGFIGSHIADALIERGHEVVVVDNLVTGAKENVNSKAKFVELDIVDQKLGDLMIQEKFDYVFHSAAQIDLRKSIDDPVMDANTNILGAINVIHESQKAGAKKFIFSSSGGAMYGEAKKLPTRESAENPLSPYGIAKKTIELYLAAYFDMYHMPYVSLRYANIYGPRQSTLGEAGVVAALASRILSDKECVIFGDGAQTRDFTYVGDVVEANMLAMESDFIGSVNIGTAKEISINDLAQLIQQAAGTSVVIPHKEARFGDVLRSCLDSKLAKKELGWQPLTKIKDGIQLTVDWFKAK
- a CDS encoding adenosylhomocysteinase, which gives rise to MKYDVKSLKLAPGGKKRIVWAERDMPVLGAIKKRFQKQKPLRGVKMAACLHVTTETANLVRTLKAGRANVTLVASNPLSTQDDTAASLVKDFGISVFAITGENRTTYYKHLNAGIDAKPNVTMDDGADLIHLLHTKRKKDANRIYGSMEETTTGIIRLKALEKTGKLQVPVMAVNDAKTKYLFDNRYGTGQSTIDGIIRATDMLLAGKKVVTVGYGWCGRGFAMRARGMGAQVIVTEVDHLKALEATMDGFEVMPMSKAARVGDLFCTLTGDISVLRQEHFKAMKDGAVVCNSGHFDVEIDIPDLAKLASKINKNVRNYVDEYVLPKGKRIYVLAEGRLINLAAAEGHPASVMDMSFATQALMTEWVVKHKGKLENKVYNVPESIEQWIAKLKLQSMGVKIDTLTEKQKQYLSSWELGT
- a CDS encoding carbohydrate kinase family protein, yielding MIYCSGSIAYDRIMNFPGRFSDHILPNKIHQISVSFYLEKFNESFGGTAGNIAYNLALLGEKVEVVGLAGNDFSKYQKWLRQNKIGTRFIKIIKTEPTAAAYMMTDQNDNQISGFYPGAMKQVGYYKNVKLPKAKLACVAADSPQAAYALARYYKKNNTPYIFDPGQIIIVLTKQQLLDGLNGCDVFISNDYELALILKRTGLSKSQLKKKVPIVVTTLGAKGSIIEDNKNNQRYKIPAAKPKNTSDPTGAGDAYRAGLIKGMMENYSWPKVGRLASTVAVYAVEKYGTQTHTFTWSQLKARYKKNFGTTL